Proteins encoded in a region of the Pseudomonas putida genome:
- a CDS encoding ParA family protein has protein sequence MRVWAVANQKGGVGKTTTTIALAGLLAEAGKRVVVVDLDPHGSMTSYFGHNPDALEHSCYDLFLHKGAVPEGLPGQLLLPTSDERISLLPSSTALAVLERQSPGQNGLGLVIAKSLAQLWQDFDYALIDSPPLLGVLMVNALAASQQLVIPVQTEFLAVKGLERMVGTLAMVNRSRKQALPYQIVPTLFDRRTQASLATLKLLRDTYGQHVWQGYIPVDTRLRDASRKGVTPSQFDSKSRGLVAYRALLKHLLTYKTAAQVA, from the coding sequence ATGAGAGTCTGGGCAGTAGCCAATCAAAAAGGTGGCGTCGGCAAGACCACCACTACCATCGCCCTGGCCGGCCTGCTGGCCGAGGCCGGCAAGCGCGTGGTCGTCGTCGACCTCGACCCGCACGGCTCGATGACCAGCTATTTCGGGCACAACCCCGATGCCCTGGAGCACAGCTGCTACGACCTGTTCCTGCACAAGGGCGCGGTGCCCGAGGGCCTACCGGGGCAACTGCTGCTGCCCACCAGTGACGAACGCATCTCGCTGTTGCCGTCGAGTACCGCGCTGGCAGTGCTGGAGCGCCAGTCACCGGGGCAGAACGGCCTGGGCCTGGTAATCGCCAAGAGTCTGGCGCAGCTGTGGCAGGATTTCGACTATGCCCTGATCGACAGCCCACCCTTGCTCGGTGTGCTGATGGTCAATGCCCTGGCAGCCAGCCAGCAGCTGGTGATTCCGGTGCAAACCGAATTTCTCGCGGTCAAGGGCCTGGAGCGCATGGTCGGGACCCTGGCCATGGTCAACCGCTCGCGCAAGCAGGCGCTGCCGTACCAGATAGTGCCGACCTTGTTCGACCGCCGCACCCAGGCCTCGCTGGCCACGCTCAAGCTGCTGCGTGACACCTACGGCCAGCATGTGTGGCAGGGCTACATCCCGGTGGATACGCGCCTGCGCGATGCCAGCCGCAAGGGCGTCACGCCCTCGCAATTCGACAGCAAGAGCCGCGGGCTGGTTGCCTACAGGGCGCTGCTCAAGCACCTGCTGACCTACAAGACTGCAGCGCAGGTGGCCTGA
- a CDS encoding flagellar motor protein — protein sequence MDVLSLIGLILAFVAIVGGNFLEGGHVGALINGPAALIVLGGTLAAALLQSPLSSFKRALQILRWILFPPRVDLAGGIDRVVNWSLTARKEGLLGLEGVADSEPDPYARKGLQLLVDGAEPEAIRSILEVDFLTQESRDIQAAKVFESMGGYAPTIGIIGAVMGLIHVMGNLADPSQLGNGIAVAFVATIYGVASANLVLLPIASKLKAIVMRQSRYREMLLEGLLSIAEGENPRSIELKLQGFME from the coding sequence ATGGACGTGCTCAGCCTGATCGGCCTGATCCTCGCGTTTGTCGCCATCGTCGGTGGCAACTTCCTCGAAGGCGGCCATGTCGGCGCCCTGATCAATGGCCCGGCGGCACTGATCGTGCTGGGCGGCACCCTGGCGGCGGCCTTGCTGCAGTCGCCGCTGTCGTCGTTCAAGCGTGCCTTGCAGATTCTGCGCTGGATCCTGTTTCCGCCACGGGTCGACCTGGCGGGCGGGATCGACCGCGTCGTCAACTGGAGCCTGACCGCGCGCAAGGAAGGCCTGCTGGGCCTGGAAGGGGTGGCTGACAGCGAGCCTGACCCTTATGCGCGCAAGGGCCTGCAGCTGCTGGTGGATGGTGCCGAGCCGGAGGCCATCCGCAGCATCCTCGAAGTCGACTTCCTGACCCAGGAAAGCCGTGATATCCAGGCCGCGAAGGTGTTCGAGAGCATGGGCGGCTACGCGCCGACAATCGGCATCATCGGTGCGGTGATGGGCCTGATTCACGTGATGGGCAACCTGGCCGACCCGTCGCAGTTGGGCAACGGCATTGCCGTGGCCTTTGTCGCGACCATCTACGGCGTGGCCAGCGCCAACCTGGTGCTGCTGCCGATCGCCAGCAAGCTCAAGGCCATCGTCATGCGCCAGTCGCGCTACCGCGAGATGCTGCTCGAGGGCCTGCTGTCGATTGCCGAGGGTGAGAACCCGCGCTCGATCGAGCTGAAGCTGCAAGGCTTCATGGAGTAA
- a CDS encoding chemotaxis response regulator protein-glutamate methylesterase, producing the protein MAVKVLVVDDSGFFRRRVSEILSADPTIQVVGTATNGKEAIDQALALKPDVITMDYEMPMMDGITAVRHIMQRCPTPVLMFSSLTHEGARVTLDALDAGAVDYLPKNFEDISRNPDKVKQLLCEKVHTISRSNRRFGSYASHAPVAAPVPAPAGSGHAAASSFASPAAARTPAPARAAAPAAAPAHSPAPKRKPYKLVAIGTSTGGPVALQRVLTQLPANFPAPIVLIQHMPAAFTKAFAERLDKLCRISVKEAEDGDMLRPGLALLAPGGKQMMIDGRGAVKILPGDERLNYKPCVDITFGSAAKSYGDKVLSVVLTGMGADGREGARLLKQGGSTVWAQDEASCVIYGMPMAIVKANLADAVYSLDEIGKHLVEACV; encoded by the coding sequence ATGGCAGTCAAGGTCCTGGTGGTGGATGATTCCGGTTTCTTCCGCCGCCGCGTCTCGGAAATCCTCTCGGCGGATCCGACGATCCAGGTAGTGGGTACCGCGACCAACGGCAAGGAAGCAATCGACCAGGCGCTGGCGCTGAAGCCCGATGTCATCACCATGGACTACGAAATGCCCATGATGGACGGCATCACCGCGGTGCGGCACATCATGCAGCGCTGCCCGACGCCGGTGTTGATGTTCTCGTCGCTGACCCATGAAGGCGCCCGTGTCACCCTCGATGCGCTGGATGCCGGTGCGGTGGATTACCTGCCGAAGAACTTCGAGGACATCTCGCGCAACCCCGACAAGGTCAAGCAACTGCTGTGCGAGAAGGTGCATACCATTTCCCGCAGCAACCGCCGTTTTGGCAGCTACGCCAGCCATGCGCCGGTTGCCGCACCCGTACCCGCGCCAGCAGGCAGCGGTCACGCAGCTGCCAGCAGTTTCGCCAGCCCGGCAGCGGCGCGCACGCCTGCGCCTGCCCGTGCAGCGGCCCCGGCAGCGGCGCCAGCGCATTCGCCGGCACCCAAGCGCAAGCCATACAAACTGGTGGCCATCGGTACCTCCACGGGCGGCCCGGTCGCCCTGCAGCGGGTGCTGACCCAGCTGCCGGCCAACTTCCCGGCGCCGATCGTACTGATCCAGCACATGCCGGCGGCGTTCACCAAGGCCTTTGCCGAGCGCCTGGACAAGCTGTGCCGCATCAGCGTCAAGGAAGCCGAGGACGGCGACATGCTGCGCCCGGGCCTGGCCCTGCTGGCCCCAGGTGGCAAGCAGATGATGATCGACGGCCGTGGCGCGGTGAAAATCCTGCCCGGTGACGAGCGTCTGAACTACAAACCGTGCGTGGACATCACCTTCGGCTCGGCGGCCAAGTCGTATGGCGACAAGGTGCTGTCGGTGGTGCTTACCGGCATGGGTGCCGATGGTCGTGAAGGGGCGCGCCTGCTCAAGCAGGGCGGCAGCACGGTCTGGGCCCAGGATGAAGCCAGCTGCGTGATCTATGGCATGCCCATGGCCATCGTCAAGGCCAACCTGGCCGACGCGGTGTACAGCCTGGACGAAATCGGCAAGCACCTGGTGGAGGCGTGCGTCTGA
- the motD gene encoding flagellar motor protein MotD, producing MRRRRHTEEHENHERWLVSYADFITLLFAFFVVMYSISSINEGKYKVISQALLGVFNDPERSMKPIPIGEERPLSVRPAEPLVKDSEQTDAGLGATSIDPLKTISDDVRDAFGDLIKSDQMTVRGNELWIEIELNSSLLFGSGDAMPSDKAFAIIEKVAGILKPFANPVHVEGFTDNLPIRTAQYPTNWELSSARAASIVRLLAMEGVNPARMASVGYGEYQPVASNDTAEGRARNRRVVLVISRNLEVRRSLTGSGSANATPDAALRRAGTQSAPATPATVAGQ from the coding sequence ATGCGTCGCCGTCGTCATACCGAGGAGCACGAAAACCACGAACGCTGGCTGGTGTCGTACGCCGACTTCATTACTCTGCTGTTCGCCTTTTTCGTGGTGATGTACTCGATTTCCTCGATCAACGAGGGCAAGTACAAGGTCATTTCCCAGGCCTTGCTCGGGGTGTTCAACGACCCCGAGCGCAGCATGAAGCCGATCCCCATCGGTGAAGAGCGGCCGCTGAGCGTGCGCCCGGCCGAGCCGTTGGTGAAGGACAGCGAGCAGACCGATGCGGGCCTTGGGGCGACCAGTATTGACCCGCTGAAAACCATCAGCGATGACGTGCGCGATGCCTTTGGCGACCTGATCAAGAGCGACCAGATGACTGTGCGCGGCAATGAACTGTGGATCGAGATCGAGCTCAATTCCTCGTTGCTGTTCGGCAGCGGCGATGCCATGCCCAGCGACAAGGCATTTGCGATCATCGAGAAAGTGGCCGGCATTCTCAAGCCGTTCGCCAACCCGGTTCACGTCGAAGGCTTTACCGATAACTTGCCGATCCGCACTGCGCAGTACCCGACCAACTGGGAGTTGTCTTCGGCTCGGGCGGCAAGCATCGTGCGCCTGCTGGCCATGGAAGGGGTCAACCCGGCACGCATGGCCTCGGTCGGCTATGGCGAGTACCAGCCGGTTGCCAGCAACGACACTGCCGAAGGCCGTGCGCGCAATCGCCGCGTGGTGCTGGTGATTTCGCGCAACCTCGAAGTGCGCCGCAGCCTGACTGGCTCGGGCAGTGCCAATGCCACGCCGGATGCTGCATTGCGCCGGGCTGGCACACAAAGTGCACCGGCAACGCCAGCAACGGTGGCGGGGCAGTGA
- a CDS encoding DUF2802 domain-containing protein, producing the protein MILEVAVIFLALVWALSLWFFLNYSKRQRELAAQQAAGDALRDQRIKDLAKRLDDYQNGTVRMGEALHDLRVAVAPLPDKIQQLEQRDPHNVTFTQAAKLVGMGASVAELTESCGLTQAEAELMSKLHRGN; encoded by the coding sequence TTGATCCTCGAGGTTGCTGTCATCTTCCTGGCGCTGGTCTGGGCGCTGAGCCTGTGGTTTTTCCTCAACTACAGCAAGCGCCAGCGCGAGCTGGCTGCGCAGCAGGCAGCGGGTGACGCGCTGCGTGACCAGCGCATCAAGGACCTGGCCAAGCGCCTGGATGATTACCAGAACGGTACCGTGCGCATGGGCGAGGCGCTGCATGACTTGCGCGTGGCGGTTGCGCCGCTGCCCGACAAGATCCAGCAACTGGAACAGCGCGACCCGCACAACGTCACCTTCACCCAGGCGGCCAAGCTGGTGGGCATGGGCGCCAGCGTGGCCGAGCTGACCGAAAGCTGCGGCCTGACCCAGGCCGAGGCAGAGCTGATGAGCAAGCTGCATCGCGGCAACTGA
- a CDS encoding chemotaxis protein CheW yields MKKSSAQGSEDPILQWVTFRLDNESYGINVMQVQEVLRYTEIAPVPGAPSYVLGIINLRGNVVTVIDTRQRFGLMPTEVTDNTRIVIIEADKQVVGILVDSVAEVVYLRQSEIETAPNVGNEESAKFIQGVCNKNGELLILVELDKMMTEEEWSELENI; encoded by the coding sequence ATGAAAAAGTCGTCTGCACAAGGTTCCGAAGATCCGATCCTGCAATGGGTTACCTTCCGTCTGGACAATGAGTCCTACGGCATCAACGTGATGCAGGTGCAGGAAGTGTTGCGCTACACCGAGATCGCCCCGGTGCCGGGTGCACCAAGCTACGTGCTGGGCATCATCAACCTGCGCGGCAACGTGGTGACCGTGATCGACACCCGCCAGCGCTTTGGCCTTATGCCGACTGAAGTCACCGACAACACCCGTATCGTCATCATCGAGGCCGACAAGCAAGTGGTCGGTATCCTGGTCGACAGCGTGGCCGAGGTGGTCTACCTGCGCCAGTCCGAGATCGAGACCGCGCCGAACGTGGGTAACGAAGAGTCGGCCAAGTTCATCCAGGGCGTGTGCAACAAGAACGGCGAACTGCTGATCCTGGTCGAGCTGGACAAGATGATGACCGAGGAAGAGTGGTCCGAGCTGGAGAACATCTGA
- a CDS encoding CheW domain-containing protein, with product MTQTRQTSTRPQMALQSYLDGLLQEATEAEDLFEAPAAADEFAEAVREEQVRDALQQARPASAEATVSPAPRPFAEPRLAVLPQVMPVEAPVVTVVEREVVAEASIPVLVEEQTVEAAVPLVDVHLPAPQVPVPPATVDGRPVWAAEPFECLLFDVAGLTLAVPLVCLGSIYTLAGQELTPLFGQPDWFLGILTCQAGNLKVLDTARWVMPDRYRDDFRQGLQYVISVQGYEWGLAVHQVSRSLRLDPSEIKWRSQRGQRPWLAGTVIEHMCALLDVAALAELIASGAVKQMHAKQK from the coding sequence ATGACCCAGACCCGGCAAACCAGTACGCGGCCACAGATGGCCCTACAGTCGTACCTCGACGGCCTGCTGCAGGAAGCCACCGAAGCCGAAGACCTGTTCGAGGCGCCAGCGGCGGCGGACGAGTTCGCCGAAGCGGTGCGCGAAGAGCAGGTGCGTGATGCCTTGCAGCAAGCCAGGCCGGCGTCAGCCGAAGCAACCGTCAGCCCCGCACCACGGCCGTTCGCCGAGCCCAGGCTGGCGGTGCTGCCACAGGTGATGCCGGTGGAGGCACCGGTAGTGACGGTGGTCGAGCGCGAGGTGGTGGCCGAGGCCAGCATCCCGGTGCTGGTCGAGGAGCAGACCGTGGAGGCGGCCGTGCCGCTGGTGGACGTACACCTGCCGGCGCCGCAGGTACCCGTGCCCCCGGCCACGGTCGATGGCCGCCCGGTCTGGGCCGCCGAGCCGTTCGAATGCCTGCTGTTCGACGTGGCGGGCCTGACCCTGGCGGTGCCGCTGGTGTGCCTGGGCTCGATCTACACCCTGGCCGGCCAGGAACTGACACCACTATTCGGCCAGCCGGATTGGTTTCTCGGCATCCTGACCTGCCAGGCCGGCAACCTGAAGGTGCTGGACACCGCGCGCTGGGTGATGCCCGATCGCTACCGCGATGATTTTCGCCAGGGCCTGCAGTACGTGATTTCCGTGCAGGGCTACGAATGGGGGCTGGCCGTACACCAGGTCAGCCGCTCGCTGCGCCTGGACCCGTCCGAGATCAAGTGGCGCAGCCAGCGTGGCCAGCGCCCGTGGCTGGCCGGCACGGTTATTGAACACATGTGTGCGCTGCTCGACGTCGCTGCACTGGCCGAGCTGATCGCCAGTGGTGCGGTCAAGCAGATGCACGCCAAACAGAAATGA